One window from the genome of Candidatus Paceibacterota bacterium encodes:
- the acgM gene encoding radical SAM/SPASM domain protein, ACGX system, which yields MAKCKSFSLQWHLTNKCDQRCKHCYVHNGKEKTEEEEFGLVQCVSILDDFILFCRRINRTPNLSLTGGDPLLYPDIWKFLKIAHEKNIPFSILGNPFHVNDEVCTKLHELGCTYYQMSLDGLEKTHDALRKPGSWKATMDALKILNRHGIRTVIMSTVSKINYREIPELIEIVVKNEVNTYAFARYCPTRSDTKQNIGPEEYRRFLDKVWKTFQRFSKSGTSFTLKDHLWTPYLWEKGLLNIKSNTDRKCIHGGCHLGTSHLTLLPEGTFFACRRFESPLGNARDDSFFNAFFGKKMSRYRNMTEIEGCNKCKLLQHCRGCRAVTYGTTGNYFAKDPQCWIKT from the coding sequence ATGGCAAAGTGTAAAAGCTTTTCATTGCAGTGGCATCTGACCAATAAGTGCGATCAAAGGTGCAAACACTGCTATGTCCATAACGGAAAAGAAAAAACCGAAGAAGAAGAATTCGGACTCGTTCAGTGCGTTTCGATTTTGGACGATTTTATTCTTTTTTGCAGAAGGATAAACAGAACTCCAAATCTGTCGCTTACCGGAGGAGATCCGCTTCTCTATCCTGATATATGGAAATTCCTAAAGATCGCTCATGAAAAGAATATACCCTTCTCGATCCTCGGAAATCCCTTTCATGTAAATGATGAAGTCTGCACAAAGCTGCATGAATTGGGATGCACATACTACCAGATGTCCCTGGACGGACTCGAGAAGACTCACGACGCTCTGAGAAAGCCGGGAAGCTGGAAAGCAACGATGGATGCCCTAAAGATATTGAACAGGCACGGCATCAGGACTGTAATAATGTCCACCGTGTCGAAAATAAACTACAGGGAGATCCCCGAACTGATCGAGATTGTCGTAAAGAACGAAGTGAACACATATGCGTTCGCGCGTTACTGTCCGACAAGATCGGATACCAAGCAAAACATCGGCCCGGAGGAATACAGAAGATTCTTGGACAAAGTCTGGAAAACCTTCCAAAGATTTTCGAAAAGCGGCACGTCTTTCACCCTGAAGGACCACCTATGGACCCCCTATCTCTGGGAAAAAGGCCTGCTGAATATCAAAAGCAACACTGACAGAAAATGCATCCACGGAGGATGTCACCTGGGAACAAGCCATCTGACACTGCTTCCCGAAGGCACATTTTTTGCCTGCAGGAGATTCGAAAGTCCGCTTGGAAACGCAAGAGATGACTCATTCTTCAATGCATTCTTTGGAAAGAAGATGAGCAGATACAGGAACATGACAGAAATAGAAGGATGCAATAAATGCAAACTTCTGCAGCATTGCAGGGGATGCCGTGCCGTCACTTATGGCACGACCGGCAACTATTTTGCCAAAGACCCGCAATGCTGGATAAAAACATAG
- a CDS encoding alpha-amylase/4-alpha-glucanotransferase domain-containing protein produces the protein MGKLYFLFGIHNHQPVGNDPYVFREAFDKCYKPFLDVLEEFPKVKLTMHFSGPLFDWLMANEKEFIGRLKRMADKDQIEMIGGGYYEPILQTISDKDKFSQIALMNDFIKDKFGKKPEGMWLAERIWEPYLARIINESGLRYTFLDDTHFRKAGLDEKEFLGHYATEDSSRPIAVFPISKTLRYKIPFSRPTEAIAILKKFSGKKEDILITLFDDGEKFGLWPTTYYWVYEKNWLRDFFRLLVKNEKYIETITASEALKKFPSNGLVYIPNSAYVEMDEWVMEPRDFFRYKELKDYLKDRPDYDEIRYFINSGFFRNFFLKYPRLNYMHKRMLGLSDKLNENASPEKDKDIFQSLWKSQCNCGYWHGVFGGFYFGNIRSSIYENLIEAEKKYDERYEKKSLIIKRADIDLDGTSETMVKNGKMIACFSDKGATMTELSLKEKNFNIINTITRREETYHKKIRGRARRDIVYDKCERLCFSDHLVAKKIVLNDYLKQRKLKTLSNDAYISSPDEKEDPAVLNYAFESKDLDFSKKIMIGSGSDVEARYDFGVSSLLRKYNFAVEFNFFIQSAKDAMVRFEDKSFNVDEKISVKSINSLKIEDRFKGITTAIEFDRADVFIVPVYSITNSIDSESQSIGKMFQEISVLVIKRSKDKGFKIRLSVDYI, from the coding sequence AAAGTAAAACTGACCATGCACTTCAGCGGTCCGCTTTTCGATTGGCTGATGGCAAACGAAAAGGAATTCATCGGAAGACTGAAACGGATGGCGGATAAAGATCAGATCGAGATGATAGGCGGGGGATATTATGAGCCCATACTGCAGACCATATCCGATAAGGATAAATTCTCCCAGATCGCTCTTATGAACGATTTCATAAAAGATAAATTTGGCAAAAAGCCTGAAGGTATGTGGCTTGCCGAAAGGATATGGGAACCCTATCTTGCCAGGATCATAAATGAATCGGGGCTCCGGTATACTTTTCTGGATGACACGCATTTCCGCAAGGCTGGCCTTGATGAGAAAGAATTCTTGGGACATTACGCTACTGAGGACTCTTCAAGGCCGATCGCCGTGTTTCCGATAAGCAAAACTCTCCGCTACAAGATACCTTTTTCCCGGCCGACGGAAGCGATCGCGATCCTGAAGAAATTTTCCGGAAAAAAAGAAGACATATTGATCACGCTTTTCGATGACGGTGAAAAGTTCGGCTTGTGGCCGACAACATACTATTGGGTGTATGAAAAGAATTGGCTAAGGGACTTTTTCAGGCTGCTGGTGAAGAACGAAAAATATATCGAAACAATAACGGCAAGCGAAGCGCTCAAGAAATTCCCTTCGAACGGCCTGGTTTATATTCCGAATTCCGCTTATGTGGAAATGGACGAGTGGGTCATGGAACCGCGGGACTTTTTCCGCTATAAGGAGCTGAAGGATTATCTGAAAGACAGGCCGGATTATGACGAGATTAGGTATTTTATAAATTCGGGATTCTTCAGGAATTTTTTTCTGAAATATCCCAGGTTGAACTATATGCATAAAAGGATGCTCGGCCTGAGCGATAAATTAAACGAGAATGCATCGCCGGAAAAAGACAAGGACATTTTCCAAAGTCTATGGAAAAGCCAGTGCAATTGCGGGTATTGGCATGGGGTATTCGGGGGATTCTATTTCGGGAATATCAGGTCCTCGATATATGAGAATCTGATCGAAGCAGAAAAGAAATATGACGAGAGATATGAGAAAAAATCCCTGATTATTAAAAGAGCGGATATAGATCTTGATGGAACAAGCGAGACGATGGTGAAGAATGGAAAAATGATCGCATGCTTTTCGGACAAGGGCGCAACGATGACCGAATTGAGCCTAAAAGAAAAAAATTTCAACATCATCAACACCATAACAAGAAGGGAAGAAACCTATCACAAAAAGATCAGAGGACGGGCGAGAAGGGATATTGTTTATGACAAGTGCGAACGTCTGTGTTTTTCTGACCATCTTGTTGCGAAGAAGATCGTTTTGAATGATTATCTGAAGCAGCGCAAGCTCAAAACGCTTTCGAATGATGCCTATATATCATCGCCGGATGAAAAAGAAGATCCTGCCGTCCTGAATTATGCATTTGAAAGCAAGGATCTTGATTTTTCCAAAAAAATAATGATCGGAAGCGGATCGGATGTGGAAGCGAGATATGATTTTGGAGTATCGAGTCTTCTGAGGAAATATAATTTTGCGGTTGAATTCAATTTTTTCATCCAGTCGGCAAAGGATGCAATGGTACGCTTTGAAGATAAAAGTTTTAATGTCGATGAAAAGATTTCAGTAAAAAGCATAAACAGTTTGAAGATCGAGGATAGGTTCAAAGGAATAACTACGGCGATAGAATTTGACCGCGCAGATGTCTTTATTGTTCCGGTCTACTCAATTACCAATTCTATAGACAGCGAAAGCCAGAGCATCGGGAAAATGTTCCAGGAAATATCGGTACTTGTGATCAAGAGGAGCAAGGATAAGGGGTTCAAGATAAGGCTGTCGGTTGATTATATATAA